Proteins encoded by one window of Rutidosis leptorrhynchoides isolate AG116_Rl617_1_P2 chromosome 7, CSIRO_AGI_Rlap_v1, whole genome shotgun sequence:
- the LOC139859210 gene encoding class V chitinase CHIT5a-like, with protein MATQRITFLFVLTILNFPLITIALGSKSHDLVSDQGVRAAYWPSFTGYPASSIDTSYFSHIYYAFVLPSSTNYALDITSDDVDKLLEFSNAKSSWNPPVKTVLSIGGGGGGDLPSIFSKMASQEYSRATFINSTIEVARDFNFDGVDLDWEFPSNESDMANLALLFNEWHVALEHEANVNNRARLVLTSAVYYASNISFNGGPRTYPTQVISQYVDWISPMCFDYHGTWENFTGLHSALYDPNTDLSTDFGIGSWIQAGVPSKKIVLGLPLYGPTWSLQDPNVNTVGAPTTGAGPGSGILVYSQVVDFNKENNATIVFDNTRVSYYSYAGDSWISYDDTGSIRSKVHYARDRALGGYFFWALGQDLEWAISSTASQAWLT; from the coding sequence ATGGCTACTCAAAGAATCACATTCCTTTTTGTCTTAACAATCTTGAACTTTCCCTTAATTACTATAGCACTCGGGTCAAAATCTCATGATTTGGTATCCGATCAAGGTGTTAGAGCAGCTTATTGGCCTTCGTTCACTGGATATCCCGCCTCTTCCATCGACACATCATACTTCTCACACATTTACTACGCATTTGTTCTACCATCGTCTACCAATTACGCACTTGACATAACATCAGACGATGTAGACAAGTTACTTGAGTTTTCAAATGCTAAAAGTAGTTGGAATCCGCCTGTTAAAACCGTGTTGTCCATTGGAGGTGGCGGGGGTGGTGATTTACCCAGTATTTTTTCAAAAATGGCAAGTCAAGAGTATTCTCGTGCCACTTTTATAAATTCAACTATCGAAGTAGCACGAGATTTCAATTTTGATGGCGTTGATCTTGATTGGGAGTTTCCATCGAACGAGTCTGATATGGCAAACTTAGCTTTGTTATTTAATGAATGGCATGTTGCGCTTGAACATGAGGCGAATGTGAATAATAGGGCTCGACTCGTATTGACTTCGGCTGTTTATTATGCTTCCAACATTTCATTTAATGGTGGACCGCGAACATACCCAACCCAGGTGATAAGTCAATACGTTGACTGGATTAGTCCAATGTGCTTTGATTATCATGGCACTTGGGAAAATTTTACAGGATTGCATTCGGCTTTATACGACCCAAACACTGATCTTAGTACAGATTTTGGAATCGGGTCTTGGATTCAAGCGGGTGTGCCTTCCAAAAAGATCGTATTGGGCCTACCCCTCTACGGCCCAACATGGTCGCTCCAGGACCCAAATGTCAACACGGTCGGAGCTCCAACCACCGGGGCGGGCCCTGGAAGTGGTATATTGGTCTATTCTCAAGTTGTTGATTTCAATAAGGAGAACAACGCAACAATTGTGTTCGATAACACAAGGGTTTCGTACTATTCTTATGCAGGTGACTCATGGATCTCATATGACGATACTGGATCGATTAGATCCAAGGTCCATTATGCACGGGATCGAGCCTTGGGTGGGTACTTCTTTTGGGCcttaggacaagatttggaatggGCTATTTCAAGTACAGCTTCACAGGCATGGTTAACTTGA